One Loxodonta africana isolate mLoxAfr1 chromosome 6, mLoxAfr1.hap2, whole genome shotgun sequence DNA window includes the following coding sequences:
- the C6H2orf88 gene encoding small membrane A-kinase anchor protein codes for MGCMKSKQTFPFPTTLENEKRHSSEENFMPEERFLPRMPSPVVEENVKTPPEPSVVVLEYAHRLSQEILNDALQQWACNNIKYCDIPYIESEGP; via the coding sequence ATGGGCTGCATGAAATCAAAGCAAACTTTCCCATTTCCTACCACACTTGAGAATGAGAAACGACACTCAAGTGAAGAAAACTTTATGCCAGAAGAGAGATTTCTACCAAGGATGCCTTCTCCAGTTGTCGAAGAGAACGTGAAGACGCCCCCAGAGCCCAGTGTTGTGGTCCTAGAATATGCACACCGTCTGTCCCAGGAAATCCTGAATGATGCCTTGCAGCAGTGGGCATGCAATAACATCAAATACTGTGATATCCCATACATTGAGAGCGAGGGGCCTTGA